Genomic window (Streptomyces cadmiisoli):
TGCGGGACACTTGTTTGCAGCCCCCTCTACGATCCATGGCAGGAGTTCGAAGCAGGGCTCCGCAGGGAACTTCGTCAGGCGTCGACACCCGTCGACCGGGCTGACAGGGGGAACCAGCCGATTCACGGGCGCGTGGATACGATCAGTAAGCAGTACTGGGCAGGCAGCACGAACGGCAGTACCGGCAGTACACAGGACAGCAACGACGGAGGAGGTGCCCCATGGGAGTCCTGAAGAAGTTCGAGCAGCGTCTCGAAGGCCTGGTCAACGGCACCTTCGCCAAGGTGTTCAAGTCCGAGGTGCAGCCCGTGGAGATCGCGGGCGCGCTCCAGCGCGAGTGCGACAACAACGCGACGATCTGGAACCGCGACCGGACGGTCGTCCCCAACGACTTCATCGTGGAGCTGAGCACGCCCGACTTCGAGCGCCTCAGCCCCTACTCCGGCCAGCTCGGCGACGAGCTCGCCGGCATGGTGCGCGACTACGCCAAGCAGCAGCGCTACACCTTCATGGGCCCGATCAAGGTCCATCTGGAGAAGGCGGACGACCTGGACACCGGTCTGTACCGGGTCCGCAGCCGCACGCTCGCCTCCTCCAGCAACCAGCAGGGCGGCGCCCCCGCCGCCGGCGCCCCACGCCCCGGCGGCTACGGCTACCCGCCGCCGGGCGGCCCCGCACAGCCCGCCGGCGCGCCCCCCATGCCCGCATCACCGCCGCCCGGCGGCCGCCCCGGTGGCTACGGCTACCCGCAGCCGGCGCAGCCCGCCGGCTCGCGTTCCGGCGCCGCGTCGGGCTCGCGCACGAGGTACTGGATCGAGATCAACGGCAACCGCCATCAGATCTCCGGCGCGACGCTGGTCATGGGCCGCAGCACCGAAGCCGACGTGCGGATCGACGACCCCGGCGTATCGCGCCGGCACTGTGAGATCCGGACCGGAACGCCCTCGACGATCCAGGATCTCGGGTCCACCAACGGCATCGTGGTGGACGGGCAGCACACCACCCGCGCTACGCTCCGCGACGGCTCGCGGATCGTCGTGGGCAGCACCACCGTTATCTATAGGCAAGCCGAAGGGTGATCCGGGGGCAATGTCAGAGCTGACCCTCACGGTCATGCGGCTGGGTTTCCTGGCCGTACTGTGGCTGTTCGTGATCGTGGCCGTGCAGGTCATCCGCAGCGACCTGTTCGGTACGCGGGTCACCCAGCGGGGGTCCCGCCGGGACAGCGGCCGACCGCAGCAGGCCGCGCGCCAGGCACCACCGCAGCAGCGCCAGCAGCCCGCCGGTGGCCGCCAGCGCCGCAACGCACCGACAAAACTGGTCGTGACGGAAGGCACACTCACCGGCACCACCGTGGCGCTCCAGGGGCAGACCATCACCCTGGGCCGGGCCCACGACAGCACGATCGTGCTGGACGACGACTACGCCTCCAGCCGGCATGCCAGGATCTACCCGGACCGGGACGGCCAGTGGATCGTGGAGGATCTCGGGTCCACCAACGGCACGTACCTCGACCGGTCTCGCCTCACGACCCCCACGCCGATCGCGTTGGGCGCACCGATCCGCATCGGCAAGACCGTCATCGAGCTGCGGAAGTAGTACGACAATGAGCGAGCGGAGCGAGCACGCAGCGGCGGTCCACACCCGGGGCCCCGGCGCGCTCCCGACCGGAGGGTGGGCAGTGTGGCTCGACACGATCGGCTGTATCCGGAGCCGACGGGCGAGGTGCGCATGAGTCTGTCACTGCGCTTCGCCGCCGGTTCGCACAAAGGCATGATCCGGGAGGGCAACGAGGACTCCGGATACGCCGGTCCCCGCCTGCTCGCCATCGCCGACGGCATGGGCGGCGCCGCCGCCGGTGAGGTGGCCAGCTCCGAGGCCATCTCCACCATCGTCCAGCTCGACGACGACGTCCCCGGCTCCGACGTGCTCACCTCGCTCGGTGCCGCCGTCCAGCGGGCCAACGACCAGTTGCGGCAGATGGTCGAGGAGGACCCGTCGCTGGAGGGCATGGGCACGACGCTCACCGCCCTGCTGTGGACCGGTCAGCGGCTCGGCCTGGTGCACGTCGGCGACTCGCGCGCGTACCTGCTGCGCGACGGCGTGCTCACCCAGATCACACAGGACCACACCTGGGTGCAGCGCCTCGTCGACGAGGGGCGCATCACCGAGGAGGAGGCCACCACCCACCCGCAGCGCTCGCTGCTCATGCGGGCGCTCGGCAGTGGTGACCACGTCGAGCCCGATCTGTCGATCCGCGAGGTCCGGGCGGGCGACCGCTATCTGATCTGCTCCGACGGGCTGTCCGGAGTCGTCTCCCACCAGACGATGGAGGACACCCTCGCCAGCTACCAGGGCCCGCAGGAGACCGTGCAGCAGCTGATCGAGCTGGCCCTGCGCGGCGGCGGCCCCGACAACATCACGGTGATCGTCGCCGACGTCCTCGACCTCGACACCGGTGACACCCTGGCCGGCCAGCTGTCCGACACGCCCGTCGTGGTCGGCGCGGTCGCCGAGAATCAGCACCACCTGTCCGACAACGGCATCATGCAGACGCCGGCCGGCCGCGCCTCCGGGCTCGGCCGCCAGGTGCCCGGGCAGGGCGGCGGGGGCGGCGAGTTCGGCCCGCCCGGCTCCGGCGACACCACCGGCTACATCTCGACCGACGGCTTCGGCGACTACACCGACGACGACTTCGTCAAGCCCCGCACCGGCCGCAAGTGGCTGAAGAGATCCTTCTTCGGGGCGCTCACGCTGGCCGTGATCGGCGGCGGCCTGTACGCCGGCCACCGCTGGACACAGACGCAGTACTACGTGGGCACCAACGACGAGCACGTCGCCCTGTACCGGGGCATCAGCCAGGATCTGGCCTGGGTCTCGCTGTCGAAGGTGGAGAAGGACCACCCCGAGATCGAACTCAAGTACCTGCCGCCCTATCAGCAGAAGCTGGTCGAGGCGACCATGGCCGAGGGCGGTCTGAAGAACGCCCAGGCGAAGATCGACGAGCTGGCCGTGCAGGCTTCCGCGTGCAAGAAGGAAGCGGACCGGCGCACCGCCGAGAGCGAGAACAACGCGCAGACCGGCCAGGGCGAGGCGGGTGGCACCACGGGAACCACCCGTGTCTCTCTCACGTCCAAAGCCTCGCCGAGCCCTTCGGTTTCCGGATCACCGAACCAGACCCCGCCCCCGTCAGCGACCGCCACTCCCAGCCCCGGCCCCAGCCTCTCGGAGGAAGAGCAGAAGGTCGTCTCGCTGTGCGGTAAGCAGTAGGCAAGCCGTGAGAGGCCCCGTCACACGATGAGCAGTACTCCCAACACGTCGACGCAGCACACATCCACGATCGGCTCGATCGGCACGCCGAGCCGGCGCAACACCGAGCTCGGGCTCCTGGTGTTCGCCGTCGTCATCCCGATCTTCGCCTACACCAACGTGGGCCTCGCCATCAACGGGCAGGTACCGGCCGGCCTGCTGGGCTACGGCCT
Coding sequences:
- a CDS encoding FhaA domain-containing protein encodes the protein MGVLKKFEQRLEGLVNGTFAKVFKSEVQPVEIAGALQRECDNNATIWNRDRTVVPNDFIVELSTPDFERLSPYSGQLGDELAGMVRDYAKQQRYTFMGPIKVHLEKADDLDTGLYRVRSRTLASSSNQQGGAPAAGAPRPGGYGYPPPGGPAQPAGAPPMPASPPPGGRPGGYGYPQPAQPAGSRSGAASGSRTRYWIEINGNRHQISGATLVMGRSTEADVRIDDPGVSRRHCEIRTGTPSTIQDLGSTNGIVVDGQHTTRATLRDGSRIVVGSTTVIYRQAEG
- a CDS encoding FHA domain-containing protein FhaB/FipA — its product is MSELTLTVMRLGFLAVLWLFVIVAVQVIRSDLFGTRVTQRGSRRDSGRPQQAARQAPPQQRQQPAGGRQRRNAPTKLVVTEGTLTGTTVALQGQTITLGRAHDSTIVLDDDYASSRHARIYPDRDGQWIVEDLGSTNGTYLDRSRLTTPTPIALGAPIRIGKTVIELRK
- a CDS encoding Stp1/IreP family PP2C-type Ser/Thr phosphatase, which translates into the protein MSLSLRFAAGSHKGMIREGNEDSGYAGPRLLAIADGMGGAAAGEVASSEAISTIVQLDDDVPGSDVLTSLGAAVQRANDQLRQMVEEDPSLEGMGTTLTALLWTGQRLGLVHVGDSRAYLLRDGVLTQITQDHTWVQRLVDEGRITEEEATTHPQRSLLMRALGSGDHVEPDLSIREVRAGDRYLICSDGLSGVVSHQTMEDTLASYQGPQETVQQLIELALRGGGPDNITVIVADVLDLDTGDTLAGQLSDTPVVVGAVAENQHHLSDNGIMQTPAGRASGLGRQVPGQGGGGGEFGPPGSGDTTGYISTDGFGDYTDDDFVKPRTGRKWLKRSFFGALTLAVIGGGLYAGHRWTQTQYYVGTNDEHVALYRGISQDLAWVSLSKVEKDHPEIELKYLPPYQQKLVEATMAEGGLKNAQAKIDELAVQASACKKEADRRTAESENNAQTGQGEAGGTTGTTRVSLTSKASPSPSVSGSPNQTPPPSATATPSPGPSLSEEEQKVVSLCGKQ